A window of Aliarcobacter trophiarum LMG 25534 contains these coding sequences:
- a CDS encoding class I SAM-dependent methyltransferase has protein sequence MKNIRFKYQTIEFGEEDIHIRTLKDTQQFSDTKNIAKNLGISSATWPIFGVIWPSAEVLAKYIQDYDFKNKRILEVGCGIGLSSLILNKLDADITATDYHPEAESFLDINTELNNDDEIPFVRVDWNKIYSEKLGKFDLIIGSDLLYERDHVELLSSFINAHTKDKCTVILANPNRGHQAKFNKEMENYGFTLNSFKPEDLDFLDEPYKGKIFEFKRG, from the coding sequence ATGAAAAATATAAGATTTAAATATCAAACCATTGAGTTTGGGGAAGAAGATATTCATATTAGGACACTAAAAGATACTCAACAATTTAGTGATACAAAAAATATAGCAAAGAATTTAGGAATATCAAGTGCTACTTGGCCTATTTTTGGAGTAATTTGGCCTTCAGCTGAAGTTTTAGCAAAATATATTCAAGATTATGATTTCAAAAACAAAAGAATACTAGAAGTTGGTTGTGGAATTGGACTTTCTAGCCTTATTTTAAACAAATTAGATGCAGATATAACTGCAACAGATTATCACCCTGAAGCTGAAAGCTTTTTAGATATAAATACAGAACTTAATAATGATGATGAGATACCTTTTGTAAGAGTTGACTGGAATAAAATATACTCAGAAAAACTTGGAAAATTTGATTTAATAATTGGTAGTGATTTACTTTATGAAAGAGATCATGTGGAGCTTCTATCATCTTTTATCAATGCTCATACAAAAGATAAATGTACAGTTATTTTAGCAAATCCAAATAGAGGACATCAAGCAAAATTTAATAAAGAGATGGAAAATTATGGATTTACTTTAAATTCATTTAAACCTGAAGATTTAGATTTTTTAGATGAACCTTATAAAGGTAAAATTTTTGAGTTTAAAAGAGGTTAA
- the ybaK gene encoding Cys-tRNA(Pro) deacylase — MTPAINLLKKYKCDFKIHKYEHDPACTNFGDEAVEKLALDANQVYKTLLVELSPKELVVCVLPVSNTLSLKDVAIHFDVKKAQMAQKDEAQKVTGYLLGGISPLGQKKLLRTILDESVRKFERIFISGGKRGLDIEVKVKDLETILKAKVAKVTL; from the coding sequence ATGACACCAGCTATTAATTTATTAAAAAAGTATAAATGTGATTTTAAAATTCACAAATATGAACATGACCCAGCTTGTACAAACTTTGGAGATGAAGCAGTTGAAAAGTTAGCTTTAGATGCAAATCAAGTTTATAAAACTTTGCTTGTAGAATTAAGTCCAAAAGAGTTGGTTGTTTGTGTACTTCCAGTTTCAAATACTCTTAGCTTAAAAGATGTTGCCATACATTTTGATGTAAAAAAAGCACAAATGGCACAAAAAGATGAAGCACAAAAAGTGACTGGATATTTGCTTGGAGGGATATCTCCTTTGGGACAAAAAAAACTTTTAAGAACTATTTTAGATGAAAGTGTAAGAAAATTTGAGAGAATCTTTATAAGTGGTGGCAAAAGAGGATTAGATATTGAAGTAAAAGTAAAAGATTTAGAAACTATATTAAAGGCAAAAGTAGCTAAAGTAACTCTATAA
- a CDS encoding DMT family transporter, which translates to MTIQSKGIFLAIISAICYGMNPLGALMLYSEGLNVNSVIFYRFIFAVFFLSIFMIFRKLSFKISIKELKILAFLGFLFGVSALALFSSFLYMDAGLASTILFVYPIFVAIIMALLFNEKGSIITTLSVSFAFLGVILLFKTDGGNISFFGVFLVFLSSLCYAIYIVIINQYLKMEALKVTFYSMLFCTITIFIHSLFEDSSNIMPLINFNMWFYTLFLAIVPTIISLLFLVKAIQIIGSTSASILGALEPLTAVLIGVFIFNEKITFILIIGIFLILFGVSLIVLKEYLEKIFKIRD; encoded by the coding sequence TTGACAATACAATCAAAAGGAATTTTTCTTGCAATAATATCTGCAATTTGCTATGGAATGAACCCTTTAGGGGCTTTAATGCTTTATAGTGAAGGCTTAAATGTAAACTCAGTTATTTTTTATAGATTTATATTTGCTGTTTTCTTTTTATCTATATTTATGATTTTTCGAAAATTATCATTTAAAATATCTATTAAAGAGCTAAAAATTTTAGCATTCTTAGGGTTTTTATTTGGAGTTTCAGCACTTGCACTTTTTAGCTCATTTTTATATATGGATGCTGGACTTGCCTCTACTATTTTATTTGTTTATCCAATCTTTGTAGCAATTATTATGGCACTATTATTTAATGAAAAAGGTTCAATAATCACAACTCTTTCAGTATCTTTTGCCTTTTTAGGTGTTATTTTACTATTTAAAACAGATGGTGGGAATATTAGCTTCTTTGGAGTTTTTTTAGTATTTCTCTCATCTTTATGTTATGCAATTTATATTGTAATAATAAATCAATATTTAAAAATGGAAGCTTTAAAAGTTACATTTTACTCAATGCTTTTTTGTACCATTACAATATTTATTCACTCATTATTTGAAGATAGTTCAAATATTATGCCTTTAATAAATTTTAATATGTGGTTTTATACTCTATTTTTGGCAATTGTTCCTACAATAATCTCTTTGCTTTTTCTAGTAAAAGCAATCCAAATAATTGGCTCAACAAGTGCATCAATTTTAGGTGCTTTAGAGCCATTAACTGCTGTTTTAATTGGTGTTTTTATATTTAATGAAAAAATTACATTTATATTAATAATTGGAATATTTTTAATTCTTTTTGGTGTCTCTTTAATAGTATTAAAAGAGTATTTAGAAAAAATATTTAAAATAAGAGACTAA
- a CDS encoding outer membrane beta-barrel protein, which translates to MKKVCFFSCCLGVLSFANSFNTNVYVGATAGKIDKHNYSQFGIGYTANKRFDNNILMGFGNSIYYGEVKSNKSATTVDMDLKVGYEIIQDLRAYAIGSGAVQYYDNSTYTGLGYGASLEYRITPKFAVEGTYKTMNMRKSNHSYDYDSANLAFKVGF; encoded by the coding sequence ATGAAAAAAGTATGCTTTTTTAGTTGTTGTTTAGGAGTTTTAAGTTTTGCAAACTCTTTTAATACAAATGTTTATGTTGGTGCTACTGCTGGAAAAATAGATAAACATAATTATTCTCAATTTGGAATAGGTTACACTGCGAATAAAAGGTTTGATAATAATATATTAATGGGTTTTGGAAATAGTATCTATTATGGAGAAGTAAAAAGTAATAAAAGTGCTACAACGGTTGATATGGATTTAAAAGTTGGATATGAGATTATTCAAGATTTAAGAGCTTATGCTATTGGAAGTGGTGCAGTTCAATATTATGATAATAGTACATATACAGGGCTTGGATATGGAGCTTCTTTAGAGTATAGAATAACTCCAAAATTTGCAGTTGAAGGTACATATAAGACTATGAATATGAGAAAATCTAACCACAGTTATGATTATGATAGTGCAAATTTGGCCTTTAAAGTAGGCTTTTAA
- a CDS encoding globin domain-containing protein — MQFNISHAQFGTRPPVKTPDKRFLEVVGEAGIRKLISDHYDLIKKSSIYEIFPQDDKEFEQAKINSSDFFIQICGGKKYFNENRGAPMMFVRHQPFKITPKARVVWLECYIEVLKNLDIEEDLIKSFWDYLDIFSIWMINTNEE, encoded by the coding sequence ATGCAATTTAATATTTCACATGCACAATTTGGAACAAGACCACCTGTTAAGACTCCTGATAAAAGATTTTTAGAAGTTGTAGGTGAAGCTGGTATTAGAAAACTAATCTCTGATCACTATGATTTAATCAAAAAAAGCTCTATTTATGAGATTTTCCCACAAGATGATAAAGAGTTTGAACAAGCAAAAATAAATTCAAGCGATTTTTTTATACAAATTTGTGGAGGAAAAAAATATTTTAACGAAAATCGTGGAGCTCCTATGATGTTTGTAAGACATCAACCATTTAAAATCACTCCTAAAGCTAGAGTTGTTTGGCTTGAATGCTATATTGAAGTTCTAAAAAATCTTGATATTGAAGAGGATTTAATTAAGTCTTTTTGGGACTATTTAGATATTTTCTCTATATGGATGATAAATACAAATGAAGAGTAA
- a CDS encoding paraquat-inducible protein A: MRDLTKIVECYSCGLFVEKSSDIAKELCPRCNSKLEIRKEFKIESLVFAISSLMLFFILSLYPLISLYLNGQELNANILKTVYILFEQDFLIVSFLVLFTIILAPVLNSIVIILVYFQINFKKEIFKKSFLYDSYYFFKEWGFIEVFIISLIVCYIKLVGMVSATKFDIGFFVLLAYLFCFIMSNIKFEASAILDD; this comes from the coding sequence ATGAGAGACTTAACTAAGATTGTAGAGTGCTATAGTTGTGGACTTTTTGTAGAAAAAAGTAGTGATATAGCAAAAGAGTTATGCCCTAGATGTAATAGTAAACTAGAGATAAGAAAAGAGTTTAAAATAGAGAGTTTGGTGTTTGCAATATCTAGTTTGATGCTTTTTTTTATACTATCTTTATATCCACTTATTAGCTTGTATTTAAATGGTCAAGAGTTAAATGCAAATATTTTAAAAACAGTATATATTCTTTTTGAACAAGATTTTTTAATAGTATCCTTTTTGGTTCTTTTTACAATTATTTTAGCACCAGTTTTAAACTCTATTGTGATAATTTTGGTCTATTTTCAAATAAACTTTAAAAAAGAGATTTTCAAAAAATCATTTTTATATGACTCCTATTATTTTTTTAAAGAGTGGGGTTTTATAGAGGTTTTTATAATTAGTTTAATAGTTTGTTATATAAAATTAGTTGGAATGGTTAGTGCTACAAAGTTTGATATAGGATTTTTTGTTCTTTTGGCATATCTTTTTTGCTTTATTATGTCAAATATAAAGTTTGAAGCAAGTGCTATTTTGGATGATTAA
- a CDS encoding paraquat-inducible protein A — MILISCKNCKKVYEKESYTPFKCERCNHTVKRRVENSLQISLALVVCAMLLYIPAMLYPMMIVTQFGVNQESTIIEGIISFLEYKSYFVAFIIFIASVAIPIVKLFALFFIFISLKINIKMENKTKVLLYKYIEAIGKWSMIDIYVVALMASIVQLDEIFNIKGGIAATSFALMVIITIFAANRFDTRIIWDENRD; from the coding sequence ATGATTTTAATATCTTGTAAAAATTGCAAAAAAGTATATGAAAAAGAGAGTTATACTCCTTTTAAATGTGAAAGGTGTAATCATACTGTAAAAAGAAGAGTTGAAAACTCTTTGCAAATATCACTAGCTTTGGTAGTTTGTGCAATGCTTTTATATATTCCAGCCATGCTTTATCCTATGATGATAGTTACTCAATTTGGAGTAAATCAAGAGAGTACTATTATTGAAGGTATTATTAGCTTTTTGGAGTATAAGAGTTATTTTGTTGCCTTTATTATTTTTATTGCTAGTGTTGCTATTCCTATAGTTAAGCTTTTTGCTCTATTTTTTATATTTATCTCTTTGAAAATAAATATAAAAATGGAAAATAAAACAAAAGTTTTATTATATAAATATATTGAAGCTATTGGTAAGTGGTCTATGATTGATATTTATGTTGTTGCTTTGATGGCTTCAATAGTCCAACTAGATGAGATATTTAATATAAAAGGTGGAATAGCTGCTACATCTTTTGCTTTGATGGTAATAATAACAATTTTCGCAGCAAATAGATTTGATACAAGGATAATTTGGGATGAAAACAGAGATTAA
- a CDS encoding PqiB family protein, which produces MKTEIKNINETVVYEAKKESKRKISFVWFLPLIILGILGWIAYDSYSKKGTNIVVYFKSAEGLKENVTTLEYKGLTLGKVTKISIHEDLKSVAVNILVNSDVASYVASENSNFWIQKPTISLTKISGLGTLISGYKIELAPTFKNLDELENLKPKWYFDGLDSSPSVEFDEKGYYITLLTNDKDNIDIGTPVFYKKYQIGEVVSKEFNNEEVYATIYIYDKYNYLVNKSSNFVMNEALKVSYGASGLNIELGSLYSAIIGGITVITPNKDDEKIKNSDILVLYSSKDELKRKVSFLLDFSDAKIEENTPILFKGIEIGKVESIKLNGDILNTKAYVYEEYKYLLTKNSRFFVEEPTISFGGIKNLGNILKGNFISLEYKEGEFSDKFSGVFKRDLKKSLNTIEIDLVATSLNSINERTKIYYKNIEIGRVDSYKLSDDYKSVKIAILIDEKYNDLINNNSKFYDMSSKLIELKNLNLDINYSGLESIFNGAIGLVSNKNDGKLDKKEFTLYSSYKEINRLNRDKNRGFIVYTEFDNSFVVQEDMAIVYKNQEIGFIKNIKFDDKVSKVELFVYEDFRKFITNTSRFYKKPKLDIKASLSGIIFEVDNFTSFLEGSIELDNSSKVPLGNHELYASFDDMQLATNMVTIIFDDVEGLQEDFSKIVYKGANIGKVKKISINKNQKIEVKAIIENGFKEFAKDGTIFYLKKPRISLQEVANAGATVMAVNIGVIKSEKGLVQTYFNGFEQEPAVNSHFGTIIKVEDKTASSVNIDSPIYYKNVQIGKVLKVDLSSDGSRVVVDCLIFDKYKKFVRKNSEFYDISGFEMEFSIFSGSKIESNTFTSIIKGGLVVVTPYDYKEIATVNDIFTLHKTLREDWKSISPSIK; this is translated from the coding sequence ATGAAAACAGAGATTAAAAATATAAATGAGACAGTAGTCTATGAGGCAAAAAAAGAGAGTAAAAGAAAAATCTCATTTGTTTGGTTTCTTCCATTGATAATTCTTGGAATTTTAGGCTGGATTGCTTATGATAGCTACTCAAAAAAAGGAACAAATATTGTTGTATATTTCAAAAGTGCAGAAGGACTAAAAGAGAATGTTACAACTTTGGAGTATAAAGGTTTAACTTTAGGAAAAGTAACCAAAATATCTATACATGAAGACTTAAAAAGTGTTGCTGTAAATATTTTAGTAAATAGTGATGTTGCTTCTTATGTAGCAAGTGAAAACTCTAATTTTTGGATACAAAAACCAACAATCTCTTTAACAAAAATTTCAGGGCTAGGAACACTTATTAGTGGATATAAAATAGAACTAGCTCCAACTTTCAAAAATTTAGATGAGTTAGAAAACCTAAAACCAAAATGGTATTTTGATGGACTTGACTCAAGCCCTAGTGTGGAATTTGATGAAAAAGGTTATTATATTACTTTACTTACAAATGATAAAGATAATATAGATATAGGAACACCAGTTTTTTATAAAAAGTATCAAATAGGTGAAGTTGTTTCAAAAGAGTTCAATAATGAAGAGGTTTATGCAACTATTTATATCTATGATAAATATAACTATTTAGTAAATAAAAGTTCAAACTTTGTTATGAATGAAGCTTTAAAAGTAAGCTATGGTGCTAGTGGTTTAAATATTGAATTAGGTTCTTTGTATTCAGCTATTATTGGTGGAATTACCGTAATAACTCCAAATAAAGATGATGAAAAGATAAAAAATAGTGATATTTTGGTCTTATATTCATCAAAAGATGAATTAAAGAGAAAGGTAAGTTTTTTATTAGATTTTAGTGATGCAAAAATAGAAGAGAATACTCCTATTTTATTTAAAGGTATTGAAATAGGAAAAGTTGAAAGTATTAAATTAAATGGAGATATTTTAAATACAAAAGCTTATGTTTATGAGGAGTATAAATATCTTCTTACAAAAAATTCAAGATTTTTTGTAGAAGAGCCAACTATCTCATTTGGTGGAATTAAAAATTTAGGAAATATTTTAAAAGGTAACTTTATCTCTTTAGAGTATAAAGAGGGAGAGTTTAGTGATAAGTTTTCAGGAGTTTTTAAAAGAGATTTAAAAAAGAGTTTAAACACTATAGAGATTGATTTAGTAGCAACTAGTCTAAACTCAATAAATGAAAGAACAAAAATATATTATAAAAATATAGAGATAGGTAGAGTTGATAGCTATAAATTAAGTGATGATTATAAAAGTGTAAAAATTGCAATTTTAATAGATGAGAAGTATAATGATTTAATAAATAATAATAGTAAATTTTATGATATGAGTTCAAAGCTAATAGAGCTTAAAAATCTAAATTTAGATATAAATTATAGCGGATTAGAGTCTATTTTTAATGGAGCAATTGGTTTGGTTTCAAATAAAAATGATGGAAAACTTGATAAAAAAGAGTTTACATTGTACTCATCTTATAAAGAGATAAATAGATTAAACAGAGATAAAAACAGAGGATTTATTGTATATACAGAGTTTGATAATAGTTTTGTGGTACAAGAGGATATGGCAATAGTTTATAAAAATCAAGAGATAGGTTTTATAAAAAATATAAAGTTTGATGATAAGGTTTCAAAAGTTGAACTTTTTGTTTATGAAGATTTTAGAAAATTTATAACAAATACAAGTAGATTTTACAAAAAACCAAAACTAGATATAAAAGCTAGTTTAAGTGGAATAATCTTTGAAGTAGATAATTTTACAAGCTTTTTAGAAGGTTCAATAGAGCTTGATAATAGCTCAAAAGTTCCTTTGGGAAATCATGAACTATATGCTAGTTTTGATGATATGCAGTTAGCTACAAATATGGTAACAATTATTTTTGATGATGTTGAAGGTCTTCAAGAGGATTTTTCAAAGATAGTTTATAAGGGAGCTAATATTGGAAAAGTTAAAAAAATATCTATAAATAAGAATCAAAAAATAGAGGTGAAAGCTATAATTGAAAATGGTTTTAAAGAGTTTGCAAAAGATGGAACAATCTTTTATCTTAAAAAACCTAGAATTTCACTTCAAGAAGTTGCAAATGCTGGAGCAACAGTAATGGCTGTAAATATAGGAGTTATTAAGAGTGAGAAAGGGCTTGTACAGACTTATTTTAATGGTTTTGAACAAGAACCAGCTGTAAATTCTCATTTTGGAACTATTATAAAAGTTGAAGATAAAACAGCTTCAAGTGTAAATATTGATTCACCTATTTATTATAAAAATGTACAAATAGGGAAAGTTTTAAAGGTTGATTTAAGTAGTGATGGTTCAAGAGTTGTAGTTGATTGTCTAATTTTTGATAAGTATAAAAAATTTGTACGAAAAAACTCAGAATTTTATGATATTAGTGGTTTTGAGATGGAGTTTTCTATCTTTAGTGGTTCAAAAATAGAGTCAAATACTTTTACAAGTATCATAAAAGGAGGATTGGTTGTAGTTACTCCTTATGATTATAAGGAAATTGCAACAGTAAATGATATTTTTACATTGCATAAAACTTTAAGAGAAGATTGGAAGAGTATAAGTCCTAGTATAAAATAG
- a CDS encoding catalase has protein sequence MKKTMTTTGGNPISDNQNSITAGERGPVLLQDYQLIQKLAHQNRERIPERVVHAKGSGAFGVLEIENDISKYTKAKVLQKGEKTKLLLRFSTVAGEKGAADAERDVRGFALKFYTKEGNWDLVGNNTPVFFVRDAYKFPDFIHTQKRDPQTNMRSNTAMWDFWSLSPESLHQVTILMSDRGLPKSYRNVNGYGSHTYSLINSKNERFWVKFHFKTLQGIETITNKEAEALVGKDRESNQRDLFENIEKKNFPKWSFEIQIMTDEEAKKCSFNPFDLTKVWPHGDYPMIKVGTMTLNENPQNYFQQVEQASFSPSNIVPGISFSPDKMLQARIFSYPDAQRYRVGTHYEMLPVNRPIVEVNTYNLDGSMNFQIKEPTKAFYEPNSFDGAVEDSNFLEPDLEVGDIAKRYNHRDVNDDFSQPRALFLLMSENQKEQLFNNIKDAMAGVPRDIVDRQIALFEKVHPDYASGVRKALGINE, from the coding sequence ATGAAGAAAACAATGACAACAACAGGTGGAAACCCAATTTCTGACAATCAAAACTCAATTACTGCAGGTGAGAGAGGTCCTGTTTTATTACAAGATTATCAACTTATTCAAAAACTAGCACATCAAAATAGAGAGAGAATTCCTGAAAGAGTGGTTCATGCAAAAGGAAGTGGTGCATTTGGTGTTTTAGAGATTGAAAATGATATTTCAAAATATACAAAAGCAAAAGTTTTACAAAAAGGTGAAAAAACAAAACTTCTTTTAAGATTTTCAACAGTTGCTGGAGAAAAAGGAGCTGCTGATGCTGAAAGAGATGTAAGAGGATTTGCTCTTAAATTTTATACTAAAGAGGGTAACTGGGATTTAGTAGGGAATAATACACCAGTATTTTTTGTAAGAGATGCTTATAAATTCCCTGATTTTATCCATACTCAAAAAAGAGACCCTCAAACGAATATGAGAAGCAATACAGCAATGTGGGATTTTTGGAGTTTAAGTCCAGAGAGTTTACATCAAGTTACTATTTTGATGTCAGATAGAGGATTACCAAAATCATATAGAAATGTGAATGGATATGGTTCTCATACATATAGTTTAATAAACTCTAAAAATGAAAGATTTTGGGTTAAATTCCACTTTAAAACTCTTCAAGGAATAGAGACTATCACAAATAAAGAAGCTGAAGCTCTTGTAGGAAAAGATAGAGAGTCAAACCAAAGAGATTTGTTTGAAAATATAGAGAAAAAGAACTTCCCAAAATGGAGTTTTGAGATTCAAATAATGACAGATGAAGAGGCAAAAAAATGTAGTTTTAACCCATTTGATTTAACAAAAGTTTGGCCACATGGTGATTATCCTATGATAAAAGTTGGAACTATGACTTTAAATGAAAACCCACAAAACTACTTCCAACAGGTAGAACAAGCTTCATTTAGCCCATCAAATATTGTTCCAGGTATTAGTTTTTCACCTGATAAAATGCTACAAGCAAGAATTTTCTCTTATCCAGATGCTCAACGATATAGAGTTGGAACACACTATGAGATGTTACCAGTAAATAGACCAATAGTTGAAGTAAATACATATAATCTTGATGGAAGTATGAATTTCCAAATAAAAGAGCCAACAAAGGCATTTTATGAGCCAAATAGTTTTGATGGAGCAGTTGAAGATAGTAACTTCTTAGAGCCTGATTTAGAAGTTGGAGATATAGCTAAAAGATATAATCATAGAGATGTAAATGATGATTTCTCACAACCTAGAGCTCTATTTTTACTTATGAGTGAAAATCAAAAAGAGCAACTATTTAATAATATTAAAGATGCAATGGCTGGTGTTCCAAGAGATATTGTTGATAGACAAATAGCGCTATTTGAAAAAGTTCATCCTGATTATGCAAGTGGTGTTAGAAAAGCTTTAGGAATAAATGAGTAA
- a CDS encoding ankyrin repeat domain-containing protein, whose product MEVSAKEQKRYEELQIIALEFARQGKTEDLKLMIEAGMSTNLTDHKGNTLLMLASYNGNLETTKMLIDFKAEVDRKNDKGQTPLAGVCFKGYLEIAKVLVENGANIHENNGLGTTPLMFASMFGNSDIVKYLNQQDKSKSFKSSLYLIFSKFIGIFRKK is encoded by the coding sequence ATGGAAGTTTCAGCAAAAGAGCAAAAACGGTATGAAGAGTTACAAATTATTGCTTTAGAGTTTGCAAGACAAGGTAAAACAGAAGATTTAAAACTTATGATTGAAGCTGGAATGAGTACAAATTTGACTGATCATAAAGGGAATACTCTTTTAATGTTAGCTTCTTATAATGGAAATTTAGAAACTACCAAAATGCTTATAGATTTTAAGGCTGAGGTAGATAGAAAAAATGATAAAGGACAAACACCACTAGCTGGTGTTTGTTTTAAAGGTTATTTAGAGATTGCAAAGGTTTTGGTAGAAAATGGTGCAAATATCCATGAAAACAATGGTTTAGGTACAACTCCTCTTATGTTTGCTAGTATGTTTGGAAATAGTGATATTGTAAAATATTTAAATCAACAAGATAAGAGTAAAAGCTTTAAATCATCTTTATATCTTATCTTTTCAAAGTTTATTGGGATTTTTAGGAAAAAATAG